The genome window TTTATATTTGTTAAACATACCTAGCTCATTTGTAAATACTGATGGATATCGTGATTGTAGATTTCCAACTACGACGTGGTTTTGTGACAAGAAATTAACGGGAAACATTTCTATTTTAAAAAGCGATATGAAATCACGGCCGAGTATCGGCGGCCCTCCTCTTTGGATTACGTAAACATCCAAAACATGTGTCAGCCCGTTATAGTTAACTTGTAACGGCGCTATTCCGAGACAATCAATACAATCGCCGGTATATGTTAACAAGCGCTTATTAGTTATTGATAATGGCACGTGTTGGAAATgcattttgtacattttttcgGAAATCGCCGTGACGGCAGAACCGCTATCAATTTGAAACTTGACCTTAATACCCTGAACAATTATTGTTTCAACCATAGGTTCTCCCTTTATCGAccgaatattatttaaatataactcACCGTCATCATCCGCGCTCTCAATGACTTCTCCTACGTGTGACACAAAGTTAATTTTTTTGCACATTCGACTTAAATGCCCTTTTACGTTACACCTTTTACACTTATAACTGGCAAATCTGCATTGCGATGACGTATGGTTTTTATAACCACAAACCGTGCACTGAGTTTTGTTGTTACTGACGCGGTTGACGCTGGTTTCGGGGGACTGGTTCATCTTAAACAGCTGTTCGTGCGGTGCGGTCGCAGCCGCGCTCCCCGTGGCTGCCGCCGCTCCTTGGCGTGCACTTTGTACGCTCGCCGCCAGCTCCACCGCTCCCGCTAAAGTTAGTTTTTTTGGATCCTGCGCAAATAGCTTCTCTCGCTCCGGTCCCGGTAGCATGCCCATTACAAACCGATCCCTTAACGCTTCTTCTACGTCTTGGAAGTTGCAATGTGCCGTTAGCCCGCGCAATCTCGCTGCCCATTGTGGGTAGGTTTCACCCACCGTTTGTGTCGCAACGTAAAAATTGTATCTTTCGCTAAAACCACATACTTTGGGCGTAAAGTGATTATCCAAAAGCTTCAAAACGTCTTCGAATGGCACTACCTGCAGTTCCTTTGGCAAGGCCAAATCTGCTGCCAGTTTATATGTGCCGTCGCTGAGTGCGCTCAATAAAATAGCCCGCCTCTTTATTCCATGTGGATCCTTTGTCTCATCGATGTCGTTCGCGATGTACCATTGAAGTAGCCGGTTTTTGTATGTCTGCCATGATTGTAAATTGTGATCGAAACTGTTTAAAATCCCGAATTGAgacattatgattatttttcttGTGGGTAGTCGTCGCCACTGTTACGTATCGATATATGGACGTGTGGAATCAAAGATGGTTTAGAACACACTGACCTTTATTTatcaaacacatacataaatatgcaACCGTGCGTGGACGCAACCACTCACACATAGATATTGGAACACATATACAAcactatcaaaggccaattccttgactttcctttaagacacgacgttaaccttttctttttcattttttttcttttaaaataaggtgagagatataaattaaaatattatttaaatcttTACTTAGCTCGCAGACTTTtctgacttatttttttttttcgttatatTTTGGTTAATTTACACTATATGcttatcaattaaaaaaaaattgtgatattTCAAAAGACTCTGTCAGGTTTTCTCTATAAGTTAAcgatataagtaaataagtacctgAGACCAAAGGCGGCGTACCTTCTGTAGCAGTGGTTTGGTCACAGACCATATAATACGTTGGTTTGGGAGTGgttctaaataaatattttgtcattgttctattattgtaataatCTAATGAAGGTTACACTTTAATTAAAGCGGTTCCTCGTTCCTCGGTCCCAAGCTATTGTTCTAGTTGTCCCAATGGATGCAAATGTCAGAAAAAAAGTGATTGATGAACTATTATAATTTTGTCGTGTCACAGCAATTTTATTACAACACGTTTCAAGGAACCCtaataccggacttgcaccaacaatttgttaatttatataaagtgcgaggagctcggtggcgcagcggtaaacgcgctcggtcttcgattgttgaagttaagcaactttcgcaaaggccggtcataggatgggtgaccacaaaaaaaaagctttcatctcgagctcctccgtgcttcggaaggcacgttaagccgttggtcccggctgcggcGGGACTGCtaagtcccggctgcattagcagtcgttaataaccatcaatccgcactgggcccgcgtgatggtttaacgcccgatctccctatccatccatagggaaggcccgtgccccagcagtggggacgttaaagggctgatgatgatgatgatataaagtgcggttttcactgacacagttgtctcgaccattatagatggcgaaaCGGATATTAgtcctaacagaaagctcagtgaagctTGGTTATTTAATTAatctgcgatggatgtacctctgactaacccaattggggatatagtcgtgaacttatattaTAGATTTTACGGTCTACCCACcgaatataatatgtaataaagTAAAAAGGAAATAATATCTTTTCAgtaagataataattaaaaaaattgcCTTAACTTTGTAGTAGATTTATCTCGTCGGGTGAATAGGATGGGCTAAAGAAAATAAGgtatattttcatcatcatcatcatcatcaatcagcccGCGTCATCCTACTGCTAGGTATAAGCGCTCTATAATATTTTACGTTTACTAATATTCGTAGATACACTCATAGCTTGTAGAAATTGCCCATTGGAATCTTccggcggcctccgtggtccagtggttgcgcgttctgcttacgatccggaggtcccgggtccgctttccttttcagcggataagaaaatgacagatttaacttaaaataaaattagatggtaagTAGTtccaggaattagcaccattgtcgtAAGCCACTGAAGAGTAAGGTTACTTAGCATTAGGTGGAAACCCTGTAATGAGAtttctgtatgaagtgtccggggtgtggtaagtTTAGCAttgttatttcttatttttgaaGCATTCGTCACTTGACCAGGgcttgtttaataaaacttagagttgtaatttacaatgacaatttgatgtacattgcggagtgtgtgatcacgaatattttgcagtttcatattagctacgtaatgaacaccaaattgtcgttgtaatttacaattgtaagttttattaaacaggcccctggccaCTTTTTCGTAAGGGGTCATGGAATTAATTCTCCCAGCTAATGACGCCAAACATTTTTGAGGTCATAATGATTGTTATTAACACTTTTACCGCCAACGGCCATGTCACACGACTGACAAGACGTCTCGGTGGAGCCGCTACGTACCTTCGTATAGTTCAGTTTTCGCCAGCGAGCGAGCCCAGCAACAGTCGATGTTTTAAAAACGTATATTATCTAACTGATACATGATACATAAATGTTTGTTCTACCTAGAACGCGAACAGAAGCGCAATGACATTCACCACTATACCGCGCAGTCACCCTCTAGAACATTCTCGGTCTGGACTACTCAGTGGACGTGTTCTTTGGCACAGAGACGCGTTTCCTGGCAGTTGCTAGCCGTTACTTGGAGTCTAAGGCGCTCCCTAGTTTGCTCCCGTTTAAGGGTGCATAAAATTTTTTGACCATTATATAAAATTagcatatttttaaaataagcatCTTAATGAAGTTGAAATTGTTTGCATGATTGGTATATAATGTAAGTGTAAGCATtgactgataaataaataaacttactcccgtaatccctaacagTGTGGATGAGTGCCAGAGACACACGTAAGTAATAAacgacaacttacagccacacAAAAGTACTTAAGCGAGCCATTCaagcgatttacaaattgggacccaagatgtcactcagaaataaatttaaagaaatttgtattttaattttggcatcacaatatatctttgaaaacgtaatatatataaaaaaaatataggattatttgcaaaaaatagcgatcggcatattgttaattaatacccggaataaaaataaacttgctttacaagtcagtcgattacataagatcactaaatcttttaaggggcagtgtatacgtttttacaataagattcccattgacattcagaatttgcctttcaactgttttaagacagtagttaaacagaaactttacaaaaatatttaatgattaACTGTCTGTAAACTGATataaggcagctaaattactcaattgtataacaatattttatgtttatttagataaagaacgtctagggccctgtgccgaggttttttttgcagcttattttctccggctatacaggttgtgagaagctgcagtagttttaggcggatgagacgttcgtaatgtaaaaacttgacgattcaaagttacctactgaatagagatatttttgagtttgaatttgaatataaataatcaaatttcCTACTCTTGGCTATTAAGTAATCTGTGCACGTCCGGCCAAATACTACCATCTACCatttgaggcaaacctacaataagtcatgtcagtaAAAAAACCGGTCCTCTTAATAACAGTCGCTCAAATATTAAAGGTACctaatttattgttaatttcTTACATAAACaggaaaactatattttttcctgttttcCCTCGTGTCCGTGGGTCGGGTATTTTCAGAATTGTCTCCATGTGAACAGAATACATTTAATTTGCATCGCAACTTGTTTTGATCTTGAAATTCTCAGCAATTTGATAACAATGTGCATTTGTGATAACATCGTGTTGTTTGCCTACAACACTTGCATTCAATCTTATCGGTTTATCCTCTTAGCAACGTATTTTTAAAAACAGcaaacatacgtacatacaagTCCTTAGCATTTTGCTAGAGCTACGAGTAAACAGAAAAtaacactaaaaaaaataaacgttattGACAAATAACATAAGcgcgactgttttttttttcttttcagcaATATAAGTACTCACATGAACACACTGAAAGTTAATCTGAGAGTTCGTATTGCCATGTCTTCCTAACTCCCTTATTTTGGAGGGTTGTAActacttatttcatttttcaatatatttcgatgttttcatattttttctatCAAATCATGTCTATTTTGTAACTATAATAAAGGTAAGGAGTTTAATTATTGATACTTGTCAACCACCatattgggctagtcagaggtacaatcaaagagcaaaagtgcaatCACTGAggccagcgaattatttgtaaacagtggtgaaattatgaaccgttagttgttataattataaaacagaTTTGACAGCCCTTTAcatacacaaataataataatgatgtgtGAGATGTGTTGTGAATCggaaagtaatatttatttactataaaaCTATTATGTGAACCGCTTTTTACGCAGCAAAATTAAACAGTACCTAGGTACTTTTTATCGCCATCTTCACGCCACTTTTTTATTTCATGGTTTGTTTACTTCGATATTTCCATTGCAATCTATTCCTTAATCTTTTCGATTGTAAGTTCTATTTCAGTGAAAACTTGGTTTATCAACTGCCGTTGTAGTGAACGCGTTGGCCCTGACCATTGAGAATACTATCGATAATTGATCCTTGTTTACATTCAGCCGTAGCAGCGAACCATACAGTGCGGTGAAAAGGGAAGTGAGCAGCTCGACTATGTAAACACGGCACTCGACTAACACATACtctatattttacaaaaatctcgttctacATTAAGCAGTTGTATTATTTTgtacacatagcgaggagaaccgatagccgctggggcggaaaggttctagaatggcgaccacgtgtcgaacgacgctcagtgggtaggcccgctacaaggtggaccgacgatctggtgtaggtcgcgggaagccgctggatgcgggcagcgcaggatcgatcgtcgtggagatccttggggaggcctatgcccagcagtgggcgtcgttcggctgatgatgatgatgatgattattttgtaCACCCGCATCTGTGTGCCGCCTTATCCCCGTGTACGAACGAGACAGACAATCGGCGCACGCTCCTTACTTCTTACGTTTCACAGACTGAAGTGAGTACGCAAATTGTGAAGTAACAAACTCGTGAGAGGCGGAGAGTGTCcctattattaatttttactcTATGACAGGGCGGTAATATTTTTTCATGTCGTGTAGGTACTTTTATGGTAGTTTGAGGAGGAAAAGAGCCAATTGTGTATAGTGTAGCGAATGTAAACACTCGCTGCCGTAAAGGAAAGCATGCAGGGAAGCTGAAGAGCAATGCAATAAGCAGCGGCAAGGACTGAACATAAATACAGCATGACTGTTTCTAAGTCGGCGCAGTGGGTAAACAAGTTGTCGGTTATCGCTGACCTAATCAGTCATACGTTTATGCTTCGTAGACACGTAAACAAGGTTATTTATAGCACTATAACAGTACTTACTCCTAACACTGAGTTATGTTAGATAACTGGTGGTGTGGGCAACCCTGGCAAGATGGAAAAAAATTGCGATTTCGTATACCTGGTTTTTGATGTaacggcattaactatttggccggacaaatggggcgcgctgagggctctcacccggtacaaaatttaagacaacaagcgggaggatgcccagttgggcgcgaacctcgctcagagcgtcgtctgggaggattacctatatttgtaagaattaatcgacgctcttgcgtcgatagtgataagcgctgaataaggggaATCGTCTAGTCCAAGTAGCGAACTCCATTCGAAGGAAGTCTACAACAGTAAAGTCACGGTGAgaaagtcaaaaaatataaataggacGCAGacactaaattaattttataaatattatgcatCACAGAATTGTGGAGAATTACTGCGAAAAATACTGTGCTGATATGCgcacacggaaatggcggtggattggttATGTCCTGTGGAACACctgtcccgacgagctctgacgtGGTGTGTGCGTGGAAAACGTAAAAGGGggtggcccaaagagacctggcgacgcttgGTTGACCGGAAagtaaaaactctcggcatgtcatgggagcaagctacagaggctgcaaaagatcgcgaggagtagaAATATTCGAGCCTTGCaacccaacaggggataaaaggattagaaaggagagagaga of Pectinophora gossypiella chromosome 16, ilPecGoss1.1, whole genome shotgun sequence contains these proteins:
- the LOC126373743 gene encoding uncharacterized protein LOC126373743 — translated: MYKWRRLPTRKIIIMSQFGILNSFDHNLQSWQTYKNRLLQWYIANDIDETKDPHGIKRRAILLSALSDGTYKLAADLALPKELQVVPFEDVLKLLDNHFTPKVCGFSERYNFYVATQTVGETYPQWAARLRGLTAHCNFQDVEEALRDRFVMGMLPGPEREKLFAQDPKKLTLAGAVELAASVQSARQGAAAATGSAAATAPHEQLFKMNQSPETSVNRVSNNKTQCTVCGYKNHTSSQCRFASYKCKRCNVKGHLSRMCKKINFVSHVGEVIESADDDVFTE